From Paenibacillus antri:
GTCGGCGGACCGCGTGGAATTCGTGTTCGATTACCGAGACTTGCTGGAGGTTTCTTCGTATCGCAGCAAGCCGTCGGAGTACATGCTGGAGCGGCTGCTCGAGCTGAAGTCCGCCGGCATTCACTCCATGGCCGTCTACGAGAGCAACCTGCGCGAGCTCGAGCTGAGCGGCCGCGTACAGACGCTCTCTTCTACGGAAGCGGCGATGCTGACGGATTTCCGATTGCCCGCCAACGAGAAGAGCACGTACGTGCTCTTCCTCGGCGACGCGTCGGAGAACATCATTCAGCCGCTCGTCGTCGACGCGTTCGCCCGACTCGGCGTCGAAGCCTCCCCCTGGAGCTACGAAGGCATCCCGGGCATCGAGCTGGCGATGCCGAAGGACGAGGCGCTCCTGCAGGCGATGGACCCGGATCCGATCACCATGGCGGAGCTGCAATCGTTAGGGTTCCATCTCGTCGTACGGCTTAGCGACCAGCGTCAGCCGTTCGACGCCGAACGCACGGACGCGTTGCTGGCGGATCTCGCCTCGCACGGCGTGAACCGCATCGTGTTCGAAGGCGATTCGGTGACGGGCGCCGCGGACGACGCCGCATCGAAGTCGTTGACGGTCATGGCGGAGCTCATGAACCAATACGGAATCGGTCTCGCGACGATCGAGATGTCGAAGCCCCAGAAGGGCTTGGGGAAGCTGGCGCATCTGACGGATTACAACGTCGTCCGGCTTCATTCGCTGCCGGCGAACATGTCCAATATGGCGCCGGAGGATTTGGCCGATCGGTTCGCGCTGGCGACGCAGGATCGAAACATCCGGATGATCTTTCTCAACACGGCCGCTTCGTTCGATACGTCGCTCGGCCTTCGCAAGGATACGGTCGGGAACTTGGTGAAGAGCCTAGAAGGGGAAAACGGGGCGCTTGCGCGGATTCAAGATAACGGATTTGCTTTAGGCGTGGCGGAGCCGTTCGAGCCGAACGGCTGGTCCGGCGCCGTATCGCTCGTCTTGAAGGCGCTCGTTACGATCGGCGCGGTGGCGCTGATCGCCATTCTGGTCGGCGCCTTCTTCCCGAGTCTGGCGCTGGCGGCGTTCGTCGTCGGACTCGCCGGCTCGGCCGCGCTGTACGTCCTGTCGACGACGCTGCTGTCGCAAGGACTCGCGCTCGGCGCCGGCATCGCCGCGGCGACGCTGGCGACGCTGTTCGCCGTGCGACGCGCCGATGCGGCGTCCGGCGGCTCGGCCGCGCTGCGGAGCGTAAAGCTGCTTGCGGGCGCTTCGCTCATTTCGTTCATCGGCATCGCGTATATCGTCGGCTTGCTCGATCACATCACGTATCTTTACGTGCTGCGGCAATACCGAGGCGTCAGCCTGCTGCACCTCGCGCCGATCGCGTTCGCGTTCGCGTACGTGCTGTTCTTCCACGGGGAGACAAGCCTGCGAGGGGTCGCGCTTCGGGTACGATCGTTCCTCATGACGAACATTACGGTGCTGTGGGTCGCCCTGGCGGCCGTCGCCGGCGTCGCGGCGCTGTACTATATGTCCCGAACGGGCAACGCGGGAACGACGACCGGTTTGGAGCGGGCGTTCCGCGACGCGCTTCAGGACACGCTCGGCGTTCGGCCGCGCACGAAGGAGTTCCTGCTCGCCCATCCGCTGTTCGTCTTGGGCGTCTACTTGGCCGCGACGACGCGCCGGAAGCTCGGGCTGCTCCTGATCGCCGTCGGCTCGATCGGGCAGCTGTCGATCGTCGATACGTTCGCGCATCTGCACACGCCGCTCGTCATCTCGCTGATTCGGGTGTTCTACGGTCTCGCGTTCGGCCTCGTCATCGGGTTGATCTTGATCGCGATCTGGCGGTTGCTTGAGAGAGGGTGGAGCCGATGGGCAAGATGGCTCGAACCATAGTCGTATCGGGATATTACGGCTTTAATAACAGCGGAGACGAGGCGGTGCTGCACGCGATCGTAACCGCGCTTCGAGACGAAGCGCAGGCGGCCGGCGCGGAGGCGCGCATCGTCGTCCTGTCGGGCGACCCGGCGGAAACCGCGCGCCTGCACGGCGTCGAGACGGCGCATCGGATGCGGCCGCTGGCGGTGCTGGGCGCGCTGCGCCGCGCCGACGCCCTGATCAGCGGCGGAGGGAGCCTGCTTCAGGACGTCACCAGCGCCAAGTCGGTGCTGTATTACTTGGCCGTCTTGAAACTTGCCCGTTGGATGCGCGTACCGACGTTCATCTATGCGCAAGGCGTCGGGCCGATTCGCGACCGCGGCCGATTCGGGCCGATGATTCGCTCGGCGTTCGAGGCGAGCCGGTACGTCTCGGTGCGCGACGACGAATCGAAGGAGCTCGTCGCTTCCTTCGGCGTCGCCCCGGAGCGGATCGACGTGGTGCCCGACCCTGTGATGGGCATGGGCTTGTCGCTGCCGTCGACCGCTGCCGTTACGACTGGCGCGGGGGTTCGTCTCGGGGTATCGGTCCGATTCTGGAGGGACGACCGCCAAGAGCTGGAGCGCCTTGCGGCGGGGCTCGCATTGGTTCTGGAGGAGAGGGAGGACGCGAAGGTCGCGCTGCTTCCTTTTCACCTGCCGTCGGACAAGCTTGCCTCGGAATTCGTGGCGGATCGCTTGGTTGCAGCCGGCTTCGGGCCGGATCGCGTCGAGGTGCACGCCGGCGCTTCGCATCCGAAGGACATGCTGAGCGAAGTTGCAGGCTGCGATGCGCTGATCGGAATGCGGCTGCACTCGCTCATCTACGCCGCTACCGCAGGGGTGCCGCCGATCGCCGTCTCTTACGATCCGAAGATCGATCAATTCATGAGACGTCTAGGCGAGTCGCCGGTCGGCGATACGGATTCGTTGGATGCGGATGCGTTGGCGGCGGCGGTATTAGGACGGCTGGAACTCGGGAAGACTGCTTGGTACGGGGAGAAACGCGCAGCAATCGAGGAAATGCAACAAAATTCTCGCGCTCCGGCGCAACAAATCTTTCGCGAACTGCGTATATAAGGTTGGTCGATAATGGAAACGACTGTATCGAAGGCGGAGACGGTCACGCTATTCGGCGTGGAAGTCTCTAAGATGGGGATGCGTCAGACGGTCGACTATTTGGCGGACGCGGTGCGGCGGCGCCGCGCGACGCACGTCGTGACGGCGAATCCGATCATGTTCATGACCGGATTCGAGAACGAAAGCTTTATGCGGATGCTGCGGGAGGCCGATCTGGTCGTTCCCGACGGCGCGGGGCTCGTCTGGGCCGCCCGCCGGCTGGGGAAGCCGGTCGCGGAACGCGTCGCGGGGTTCGATCTCGTGCAGGAGCTGTTCCGCGTAGGAACCCGCGAAGGTTGGAACGTCTACTTGCTCGGCACGTCGCAGGAATTGATCGAGGCGGCGCGGGACCGGATCGCGGAGAAGTATCCAGGGCTCCGGATCGTCGGCTGCCGGAACGGATTTTTCGGTCCGGACGAAGACGACGAAGTCGTCCGGGACATCGCCGAGGCGAAACCGGACCTGCTGCTGGTCGGAAGATCGACGTACACGCAAGATCCATGGATCGCGCAACACCATCAACGGCTGAACGTGCCCGTTATGATCGGCGTCGGGGGCAGCTTCGACGTCATGTCCGGCAAGCTGAAGCGCGCGCCGCGGTGGATGCAGAAGGCGGGCCTCGAATGGGCGCATCGCTTGATGCTCGAGCCAACCCGTTGGAGACGCATGTTGGTGTTGCCCAAATTCGCATTGAAAGTGATGGTTTTCGGCGAAAAGCAACGCACGCGTTGACTCCGACGTGAAATCTTTCTGAAAACGGCCTGAAAACGGTCGAAAACGAGTGAAAACCGTCTTCATCCGCGCTAGCTTACGGAATACGGCAGGAGTATAATGGGCACTGTCAGCTTTCGAAGGGGTGGAATGTAAAAAAAGATGGAAATCGCATATATCGTTGGATTCGTCGTCGCGCTCGCGATGGCGCTAGGATTGACTCCGCTTGTGAAGAAGTTCGCCGTCCGGGTAGGCGCCGTCGACGCGCCGAATCAACGCAAGGTACATACGCGAATCATGCCGCGTCTCGGCGGTCTCGCGATTTACCTGGCGTTCATGGCCGCGATCATGATCGCGTTGCCGCTCGTCAGCGGCGAGAAGCCGCACGTCATCTGGGGACTATTGCTCGGCGGAACGATCGTTACGATCGTCGGCGCGCTCGACGACCGGTTCGACCTATCGCCGAAGGTGAAACTGCTCGGCCAGATCGCCGCCGCCAGCGTCGTCGTATCGTTCGGCGTCAAGGTCGACTTCGTCACGCTTCCGTTCGGCGACGGCACGCAGATGGGATGGCTCAGTATTCCGATCACGATCTTCTGGATCGTCGGTGTGACGAACGCCATCAACCTGATCGACGGCCTCGACGGTTTGGCGGCCGGCGTATCGGCGATCGCGACGGGGACGATCTTCGTCCTTGCGTTGATTATGGGGAACATCACGGTAGCCGTTTTGAGCGCCGTATTGCTCGGCAGCATTCTCGGCTTCCTTTTCTTCAATTTTCATCCGGCGAAGATTTTTATGGGCGATTCCGGGGCATTGTTTCTCGGATTCAGCTTGGCGGCCTTGTCGGTATTAGGATTTAAGCAGGCGACGCTCGTTTCGTTCGTCGTTCCGATCTTCATCTTAGGCGTGCCGCTGTCCGATACGTTCTTCGCGATCGTGCGACGTACGTTGAACAAGACGCCGATCTCGGCCGCGGATAAAAACCACTTGCACCACTGCATTCTGGCGTTGGGTTTAAGCCATCGCAATTCGGTGCTCGTGATCTACGCGATCGCCGCGATGTTCGCGCTGAGCGCGATTCTGCTGTCCACGGTCGCGCAGTGGGTCGCGCTGATCGTGATCGCCGTGACGCTTCTCGTGCTGCAGGTCGGCGCCGAGCTGATCGGCATCGTGCAGAAAGGCCGACGCCCGGTCATCAACTTCGTGCAACGATTGCTCTCGTTGAAATAGAAACTTCTTGTCTTACGACGCTCGCCCTTCGGCGGGCGTTTTTCTTTTTCCTGCGACTGGGATGCACCTTAGGGAAATAGGCTTATTTTACTAAGGCGTTTATATTAAGTTTGTGTCGGAATTTGCCGATATATTGGAATACGTGAAACTTTTTGCACTGGGAAGAAGTCTAACTAAAGCAGAGGTTTCTTCCAAACATTTGAAGGAGGGGCTGTTAGATCGGGCTGGACCGCAACAGGCATGGAGAGAACCGCTCACAAGACGACAATGCATTGAATAAGGAGGAATTAAGCTTGAAACGGTTTTTTCGACCTTGGCTTCAATTTACGCTCATATTCTCAATTCTAGCTGCACTGCTTCCCTTACCTATACATACGGCTTCCGCAGCATCCCGAATCTCGATCAATAGCCTATACGTGACGGAATCGGCGAACGATATCGTCAACAACCGTCCGAAGGACGACAATAAGGTTCCGAGAGTCGTGACGAAGAACATCAATATTACCGCTACGGTCGAAGGGGTCAGCGACGCGCAAATCTCTTCATTATATATTCAGCTTACGAATGTAGCCTCCGGGGTGACGCAGTCGGATACGGGGATTAAAGCGCAGAAAATTCCCAATACGTTCGACGTGGTGTTTTCGAATGTCCCCTTGACGGAAGGGCTGAACAAAGTCGTAGTGAAATTAGGCGGGACGAGCGTCGTCGAATCGGCGCCGGGCTGGGTGTATTACACCGCGACGACGAACATTACCGATCTGAAGGTGAACTCCAAGCCGTTCGTGGAGACGCAATTTTATCCGGAAAATCCGCTGCAATCGACTGCGATTTCCATCACGGGTAAGGCGGCCAACGCGGCAGAGGTGCGCGCCAGCTTGAACAACGGCACGCCGCTTACGGGCTTTATCGATCAAGCGACGGGCGAATTTTTCTTCTCGGGCGACGATGCCGGGAACTCGACCTCGGTCGCCAGCCTTAAGCTTACGCCGGGCGACAACCCGCTCACGCTGTTGTCCGTCAACAGCACGAAGACGTTCCAGGTCGACCGGAACTTAATTTACGATAACGGCAAACCATTCGCTTTCGATGCGAAGATCTCTCAAGACGTCCCGGAAACGCCGGATAATCCGACGACGAAGGTGTACGGCAACCCGATGAAGCTTTTGACGAAGCCGACGGTGCAAAATCCGTTCGTGAAGATCGACTCGAAGCTTAAGGTCGATCTCGATACGAACGGCGTTCCGCAGTACCGTTACGTGGAAGTGTCCGCAGGCGGCAGTAAATTCGGACCGTTTGATTTGATTTCGAACGCGCTCCCGGCGGAGCGTGCGGTAGACGTCTATCCGAAGTCGATCATTACGGAGCATAGTCAGTATGACTTTACGTTGCATGGCGCGGCGCTCTCGGGCGTCCGATTGAGATACAAGAGCAATGACGGCAATGTTACCGGCGAATTAACGGCGGGCACCGTGTCGGCCGACGAGACAATGAAGATTTTCATGCTGCCGGCCAACACCTTCACGACGGCAGGCTCGCCGTATACGTTGACGGCGTACAAAGCGGACGGCACGACCGTCTTGAACGTGTTCGACAATATTACGGTATTCGGGAAGACCGTGACGACCGCGGTGCCGCGGGTAAGCGACGGGTTTACGATGCCTAGTTTAAAAGCGAATTACCCGAACGGTACGACCGTCTCGGTTCCGTTAGCAAGCGCGGTCGTAGACACGAACAAATACATGCGGATGGAAATCGTGCGTATGGCCGGCACATTGTCCTCCGGCGTTGGTTTCTCGGACCAGAGCCGCAACTACTTGACTTCTCCGGACCGAATCGCATTGAACATGCCGCAGGACATTCCGGCGGGCGATTATAAAGCAAGAATTTACTACAACGACCAAGTGATCGCGGAACGTTATTTCAAGATCGCTCCGGCCGACCCGGAGACCCCGGTCATTACGAAGGTGACAACGTCGTCCATCGTGCCGAACGACGGCAAGACGTATTTCATCGTGTCCGGCAGTCACTTCGGCAATGCGCCGGATACGACGATCGTTAATGCGACGTTAGGCGGACGAGCTCTGACGTTATACGACCACCGCGATTCGCAAGCGATCTTCGAGTTGGCGGATCAGGATGTTTTTGCAACTGCGCCTGGAACGCACGCCTTGAACTTCGAAGTAAGATATACGAACTCGACGCTAGCGGCGGCAACGACCGCAACGGCGGCGTCTAACGTCGTGACGGTCGCTGCGAACGCGCCGGACTATCAGAATATGACGGTAACGGACGTGTCGCCATTGCAGCTGCAGCGGACGGCCGTCAATCGTCAGATCACGGTGACCGGCACGAACTTAAGAAATGCCGCCAGCAACAACCTGATCGCCCGCGTATACAACAGCTCGGAAGTGCTCTTGGATCAACCGGCGGTAACGGTCACCAACTCGACTTATACGCAAGGGAGCTTTAACTTCCCGGCCGTTGCGACCGCGGGGGACTATTACGTTCAATTCGTCAATGTCACGGCTGGGAACGAACGCGTCCTAGCGCAGTATCCGTTTACGGTCGTCGAACCGCTGCCTACGGCGATCTCGCCGAGCTCGGCTCCGTCGACGCCTTCCCAGAAATTGAAGGTATTGGGCACGAACTTCGGTAGAGTGTCTGGCCTCCTTTCCGTCCGGTTCACGTCGGACGCCGACACGAACCTTCGGACGACGATGCCGATTACCGCTCTCCACAACGGAGGGACGGCCGTTCTGGACTCGCCGTCGGGCTTGGCGCCGGGGTCTTACACGGTCAATCTGTTGTATAACGGCGAACCGGTCGGGAACGCTATGAAGTACACGGTAACGTCCGCCTCTTCGGCGACGCTGCGGGAGAACGGAACCTGGTCGAAGGCGAACCGGTATATGGTGTACGACTTCTCGGCCGAAATTCAAATCCCGACCGATCAGCAGCAGAACTTAGTGTTCCGCTTCTACAACTCGGAATCGGATCAGAATCAGCCGAACTCGCTTTTCACGTATTATTATTGGAACGCAAGCCTCCCTTACGTCGACCACGCGGCGATCGATAACGCGGGCGCGTCGATCCGCCTGACGGAAGGCGTCGAAAATCAAGTAACGGAGCTTCCGGCGAAGCTGTACGTATATACGAACACGAATGCAGACTATGTAAACTATTACCTCGGGGAATATCGTCCGAGTTCGTCGCCGACCGGCGGCAGCAATACCTACGTCATCGATCCGGTGACGGGTCTTCGGAAGTTTACGATCACGATCCCGTCGCTCCCGAGCGGGTTTAACGAAATCACGTTCATTCCAAGCCGAGGCGGCATAGAAAACCTGTCGGCGAAGAAAACATATCAATTGAACGTATCGAGTACGCCTTACGTCATTGTCAGTAATATTTACAACGGCATGGTGATTAAGAGCATTGGTGAGATCGCCTGCTCCACGGGGACCGGAAATGTAACCCAATGTTTGCAAGGACGTCTCGTGAACGTTTCCGATCCGAATCTGAACCCGGCGAGGACGCGCGTGGAAGTATTGATCAACGACGTGTCGTTCAACCTATCCCGTAACACGGATTTCAAGGATTCCACGAATCCGGATAAGTTCACGTTCTGGTTTGGGCCGGGCAGCGATCACCCGACATCCGGGGATTTGAAGGAAGGCAAGAACGTCATTAAGTTTTTGATCTACGAAAATGGTTCGACCGTTCCGATTACGCAGGCGACGTTCGAAATTTTCAAATTCAGCACGAACGCTCCGGAATTCATCGCGGTGAAACCGGTGGAGAGCG
This genomic window contains:
- a CDS encoding DUF5693 family protein, with the protein product MFDYRDLLEVSSYRSKPSEYMLERLLELKSAGIHSMAVYESNLRELELSGRVQTLSSTEAAMLTDFRLPANEKSTYVLFLGDASENIIQPLVVDAFARLGVEASPWSYEGIPGIELAMPKDEALLQAMDPDPITMAELQSLGFHLVVRLSDQRQPFDAERTDALLADLASHGVNRIVFEGDSVTGAADDAASKSLTVMAELMNQYGIGLATIEMSKPQKGLGKLAHLTDYNVVRLHSLPANMSNMAPEDLADRFALATQDRNIRMIFLNTAASFDTSLGLRKDTVGNLVKSLEGENGALARIQDNGFALGVAEPFEPNGWSGAVSLVLKALVTIGAVALIAILVGAFFPSLALAAFVVGLAGSAALYVLSTTLLSQGLALGAGIAAATLATLFAVRRADAASGGSAALRSVKLLAGASLISFIGIAYIVGLLDHITYLYVLRQYRGVSLLHLAPIAFAFAYVLFFHGETSLRGVALRVRSFLMTNITVLWVALAAVAGVAALYYMSRTGNAGTTTGLERAFRDALQDTLGVRPRTKEFLLAHPLFVLGVYLAATTRRKLGLLLIAVGSIGQLSIVDTFAHLHTPLVISLIRVFYGLAFGLVIGLILIAIWRLLERGWSRWARWLEP
- the csaB gene encoding polysaccharide pyruvyl transferase CsaB, whose protein sequence is MARTIVVSGYYGFNNSGDEAVLHAIVTALRDEAQAAGAEARIVVLSGDPAETARLHGVETAHRMRPLAVLGALRRADALISGGGSLLQDVTSAKSVLYYLAVLKLARWMRVPTFIYAQGVGPIRDRGRFGPMIRSAFEASRYVSVRDDESKELVASFGVAPERIDVVPDPVMGMGLSLPSTAAVTTGAGVRLGVSVRFWRDDRQELERLAAGLALVLEEREDAKVALLPFHLPSDKLASEFVADRLVAAGFGPDRVEVHAGASHPKDMLSEVAGCDALIGMRLHSLIYAATAGVPPIAVSYDPKIDQFMRRLGESPVGDTDSLDADALAAAVLGRLELGKTAWYGEKRAAIEEMQQNSRAPAQQIFRELRI
- a CDS encoding WecB/TagA/CpsF family glycosyltransferase, giving the protein METTVSKAETVTLFGVEVSKMGMRQTVDYLADAVRRRRATHVVTANPIMFMTGFENESFMRMLREADLVVPDGAGLVWAARRLGKPVAERVAGFDLVQELFRVGTREGWNVYLLGTSQELIEAARDRIAEKYPGLRIVGCRNGFFGPDEDDEVVRDIAEAKPDLLLVGRSTYTQDPWIAQHHQRLNVPVMIGVGGSFDVMSGKLKRAPRWMQKAGLEWAHRLMLEPTRWRRMLVLPKFALKVMVFGEKQRTR
- a CDS encoding glycosyltransferase family 4 protein, translating into MEIAYIVGFVVALAMALGLTPLVKKFAVRVGAVDAPNQRKVHTRIMPRLGGLAIYLAFMAAIMIALPLVSGEKPHVIWGLLLGGTIVTIVGALDDRFDLSPKVKLLGQIAAASVVVSFGVKVDFVTLPFGDGTQMGWLSIPITIFWIVGVTNAINLIDGLDGLAAGVSAIATGTIFVLALIMGNITVAVLSAVLLGSILGFLFFNFHPAKIFMGDSGALFLGFSLAALSVLGFKQATLVSFVVPIFILGVPLSDTFFAIVRRTLNKTPISAADKNHLHHCILALGLSHRNSVLVIYAIAAMFALSAILLSTVAQWVALIVIAVTLLVLQVGAELIGIVQKGRRPVINFVQRLLSLK
- a CDS encoding S-layer homology domain-containing protein: MTESANDIVNNRPKDDNKVPRVVTKNINITATVEGVSDAQISSLYIQLTNVASGVTQSDTGIKAQKIPNTFDVVFSNVPLTEGLNKVVVKLGGTSVVESAPGWVYYTATTNITDLKVNSKPFVETQFYPENPLQSTAISITGKAANAAEVRASLNNGTPLTGFIDQATGEFFFSGDDAGNSTSVASLKLTPGDNPLTLLSVNSTKTFQVDRNLIYDNGKPFAFDAKISQDVPETPDNPTTKVYGNPMKLLTKPTVQNPFVKIDSKLKVDLDTNGVPQYRYVEVSAGGSKFGPFDLISNALPAERAVDVYPKSIITEHSQYDFTLHGAALSGVRLRYKSNDGNVTGELTAGTVSADETMKIFMLPANTFTTAGSPYTLTAYKADGTTVLNVFDNITVFGKTVTTAVPRVSDGFTMPSLKANYPNGTTVSVPLASAVVDTNKYMRMEIVRMAGTLSSGVGFSDQSRNYLTSPDRIALNMPQDIPAGDYKARIYYNDQVIAERYFKIAPADPETPVITKVTTSSIVPNDGKTYFIVSGSHFGNAPDTTIVNATLGGRALTLYDHRDSQAIFELADQDVFATAPGTHALNFEVRYTNSTLAAATTATAASNVVTVAANAPDYQNMTVTDVSPLQLQRTAVNRQITVTGTNLRNAASNNLIARVYNSSEVLLDQPAVTVTNSTYTQGSFNFPAVATAGDYYVQFVNVTAGNERVLAQYPFTVVEPLPTAISPSSAPSTPSQKLKVLGTNFGRVSGLLSVRFTSDADTNLRTTMPITALHNGGTAVLDSPSGLAPGSYTVNLLYNGEPVGNAMKYTVTSASSATLRENGTWSKANRYMVYDFSAEIQIPTDQQQNLVFRFYNSESDQNQPNSLFTYYYWNASLPYVDHAAIDNAGASIRLTEGVENQVTELPAKLYVYTNTNADYVNYYLGEYRPSSSPTGGSNTYVIDPVTGLRKFTITIPSLPSGFNEITFIPSRGGIENLSAKKTYQLNVSSTPYVIVSNIYNGMVIKSIGEIACSTGTGNVTQCLQGRLVNVSDPNLNPARTRVEVLINDVSFNLSRNTDFKDSTNPDKFTFWFGPGSDHPTSGDLKEGKNVIKFLIYENGSTVPITQATFEIFKFSTNAPEFIAVKPVESGDVPKFFQSENQTNPDAYATSETSVVLEGQFANATEIKLTVTKKDPVTNQLITLYDRRYGGSFNQAEPTTGNPNYFSRINTPQAGQFLTVPIALSPIGDTTFEFSITNTSNIVVVRTITITREPLPYVVISPKLSKNSAGQDQANINGNFVEIELEAENADAVFVGKNQATPRQVVDPVTRLTETHYFYEVRDLKNGKNEIKFTVVRGDEEEEGSIIVFNVNTPIEGAQFKSLLKNKISAFEKQLELSFPRGTVLRRNDPSGINQYISNERQILFGIAGSDGRVDKYKFPFASDGQIGNPNPIVNDARLMLMEPTGRFDTISPLYWIDAGTIAANETDMRKALTGSGELPYAGTQFYNRNLKDLVVPSQPGQLTLKYDPIIRNQGWKYVTVYHYDIYEDHRGVVAPRWRNIGGVVDPGKNTITVPLERFGYYQVMYMDQSYDDVIAHAWARDDLDILYSKGVMINKGTTSFMPNDPITRGEFATMLVKIFDIPLTYTENPTFTDVLRINPLANGLYDYKYIETAAKAGIVRGAGGGRFQPDGAITRQDASVMIARAANLKLESDSEKSLKSLQKDFTDANGIDIYARASVEAVVDEEFILGKENVMLQGQKKPTYRFDPTATFTRAEAAAVAIRVMKSNKKIPK